The following proteins come from a genomic window of Labilithrix sp.:
- a CDS encoding MBL fold metallo-hydrolase, with amino-acid sequence MSRRKLALGAAGAAAAAVAAEWWTFQGHLDHRRSPGAATPKLSAPAADGVVHVGHSTHVIQLGGKKLLTDPWFYDPAFGALSHAVAPAVRPADLDPVDAILISHDHADHADLRALAEIAAHSRSAAVLVATEHLAESLRAIGFTDVSVLAKDAERELPGAIAVRAVEAVHDVYEVGFVVRHAGRCVYFAGDTALHGSMEAIGKSFRPDVAILPCDGTRVLGGALHVMRPEDAVEAARRLGAKVIVPSHAEAYFSDPLAATVLASMEKDAIQRLHDGIAKHLPGVRCATPEPGEHVPI; translated from the coding sequence TTGAGCCGCCGGAAGCTCGCGCTCGGCGCGGCCGGAGCCGCCGCCGCCGCGGTCGCGGCGGAGTGGTGGACCTTTCAAGGTCACCTCGATCACCGCCGCTCCCCCGGCGCCGCGACGCCCAAGCTCTCCGCGCCCGCCGCCGACGGCGTGGTCCACGTCGGCCACTCCACCCACGTGATCCAGCTCGGCGGAAAGAAGCTCCTCACCGATCCATGGTTTTACGACCCCGCGTTCGGCGCGCTCTCGCACGCGGTCGCGCCGGCGGTTCGTCCCGCCGATCTCGATCCCGTCGACGCGATCCTGATCTCGCACGACCACGCCGATCACGCCGACCTCCGCGCCCTCGCCGAGATCGCGGCGCACAGCCGGAGCGCCGCCGTCCTCGTCGCGACGGAGCACCTCGCCGAGAGCCTCCGCGCGATCGGCTTCACCGACGTCTCCGTCCTCGCGAAGGACGCCGAGCGCGAGCTGCCGGGCGCGATCGCGGTCCGCGCGGTGGAGGCGGTCCACGACGTGTACGAGGTCGGCTTCGTCGTCCGCCACGCCGGAAGATGCGTGTACTTTGCAGGCGACACCGCGCTCCACGGCTCGATGGAGGCGATCGGCAAGAGCTTCCGCCCCGACGTCGCGATCCTCCCGTGCGACGGCACGCGCGTGCTCGGCGGCGCGCTCCACGTCATGCGCCCCGAGGACGCCGTCGAAGCGGCGCGCCGCCTCGGTGCGAAGGTCATCGTCCCCTCCCACGCCGAGGCCTACTTCTCCGACCCGCTCGCGGCGACCGTGCTCGCCTCGATGGAGAAGGACGCCATCCAGCGCCTCCACGACGGCATCGCCAAGCACCTCCCCGGCGTCCGCTGCGCGACCCCCGAGCCGGGCGAGCACGTCCCGATCTGA
- the tsaE gene encoding tRNA (adenosine(37)-N6)-threonylcarbamoyltransferase complex ATPase subunit type 1 TsaE produces the protein MSDVSNGSDASDGTDGTDANERLSLATRRDTIRLGARVAGVLAPGHLVLLSGDLGAGKTFLARAVARVLGVPPDTAIASPTFTLVQEYATPRGVLLHADLYRLRDEHDAAKTLAEVRRLGLAERRHDGAILLVEWGEDVEPELGPPDLVVHLEKNEAGVRGARVTGPLMTRVIDHTVPPKMK, from the coding sequence ATGAGCGACGTGAGCAACGGGAGCGACGCGAGCGATGGGACCGATGGGACCGACGCGAACGAGCGCCTCTCGCTCGCGACGCGGCGTGACACGATCCGTCTCGGCGCGCGCGTCGCCGGCGTGCTCGCGCCCGGGCACCTCGTGCTCCTCTCCGGCGATCTCGGGGCGGGCAAGACGTTCCTCGCCCGCGCGGTCGCGCGCGTGCTCGGGGTCCCCCCCGACACCGCGATCGCGAGCCCGACGTTCACGCTCGTGCAGGAGTACGCGACCCCGCGCGGCGTGCTCCTCCACGCCGACCTCTACCGCTTGCGCGACGAGCACGACGCCGCGAAGACGCTCGCCGAGGTCCGGCGCCTCGGCCTCGCCGAGCGCCGCCACGACGGCGCGATCCTCCTCGTGGAGTGGGGCGAGGACGTGGAGCCCGAGCTCGGCCCCCCCGATCTCGTCGTTCACCTCGAGAAAAACGAGGCCGGCGTGCGTGGGGCTAGAGTGACCGGGCCGTTGATGACGCGAGTCATCGACCACACTGTCCCACCGAAAATGAAATGA